GAACCTGGTTAAAGACTATACTGCCATTATGAAATACATGATCGTAATACATGAGGATATTAACGGCGGATACTGGGCTGAAGCCCCGGAGCTTCCCGGCTGCGTATCGCAGGGCGAAACGCTTGATGAACTCAAGGCCAACATGCGCGAGGCCATTGAAGGCTACCTGGAAGTCATGCAGGATGAAGGCAGAAAGCCTGAAGCCAGCGTGAAACTTGACGAGGTGCTGGTGT
This genomic window from Kiritimatiellia bacterium contains:
- a CDS encoding type II toxin-antitoxin system HicB family antitoxin, giving the protein MKYMIVIHEDINGGYWAEAPELPGCVSQGETLDELKANMREAIEGYLEVMQDEGRKPEASVKLDEVLV